Proteins from a genomic interval of Methanoplanus endosymbiosus:
- the pglZ gene encoding BREX-4 system phosphatase PglZ: protein MNYQTYEELFERITQSPATRSETIIVNVNSHENYTNLVNNFLEKKQVQLSNYVKGDQYPDLLQCYAEIEKSENTTLVYGFSQHMMMISEKERREIWSNILNNIKLSTTPQHRVIFLFYQMEDVLAKKIYDDLRLNERIFLLKDVRSDPTGNVFLISNSVEVESSNSERIFSGYNQYLQEVEINPATNITVVTKFTHDPYSERLIQVTLIPSAYKYLVVKKQFPKSIPESVGTADNWLTLVKDIKGIASVTTYFSSIFKGQMSKSLLGEWNDLESPQKKWYAWLHMKLLSLKDINYTSCFEEYIQYVLSLSNSVDKLIHEYYFGILKISPNDPCYQTYYNERKKGLKDLNNNLILSEYCEEVSHYGETMIYYLTDTSDYEKKLILEWISGKTSFDSETLGLIKLTYPDLWIYLKEYSVPLDISDHNIYTKYFQAYKEQKVQNRLDPLFCKEVNTIANVKEGERPYYSLSTREAAFEKLDVQNTPVYFIDCLGAEYLSFIEAFCDKNKLSCSVQLVTAKFPTETEYNTEFRNKKGMDLTEMRELDQLKHKGIETYSGDNPILPYYLIKELDILRKYLNSILQTVQKNQKVVIVTDHGSSRLCVLSKQSCDNDYSYDGDAKNAKRRYCENMSGDISNPHLLRDGNYCVWANYNQFTVRGPPPKWELHGGATIEEVVIPLIEISKDNTKIKLICKTNEIKLKVDQIPIVEFVTIPKCQSVVFVVEKETYSCNTSDNGSEWICVLPKNIKTGTYTGIVRTNEKNVGELSFSITKGLKKKSFDL from the coding sequence TAATAATTTTTTAGAGAAAAAACAGGTTCAATTAAGTAATTATGTCAAAGGGGATCAATACCCTGATCTTTTACAGTGCTATGCAGAAATAGAGAAAAGCGAAAATACTACTCTTGTATATGGCTTTTCACAACATATGATGATGATCTCCGAGAAAGAACGTCGTGAGATCTGGTCAAATATATTAAACAACATCAAGTTATCTACGACTCCACAACATAGAGTAATTTTTTTGTTTTACCAGATGGAAGATGTTCTGGCGAAGAAAATATACGATGATTTACGGTTAAATGAACGAATATTTCTTTTAAAAGATGTTCGGTCTGATCCAACTGGAAACGTATTTTTAATTTCAAATTCTGTAGAGGTTGAATCATCAAATTCTGAAAGGATCTTCTCTGGCTATAACCAGTATTTGCAGGAAGTAGAAATAAATCCAGCAACTAATATTACCGTTGTCACAAAATTCACACATGATCCATACTCTGAGCGGCTAATACAGGTTACGCTGATTCCATCAGCGTACAAATATCTTGTTGTCAAAAAACAGTTCCCCAAGAGTATCCCTGAGTCAGTTGGAACCGCAGATAATTGGCTAACTTTGGTAAAAGATATCAAGGGAATTGCATCTGTAACCACATATTTTTCATCTATTTTTAAAGGCCAGATGTCAAAATCCCTTTTGGGAGAATGGAATGATCTTGAAAGCCCTCAGAAAAAATGGTATGCTTGGCTTCATATGAAATTGCTATCTCTCAAAGATATCAATTATACCAGCTGTTTTGAAGAATATATTCAGTATGTATTGAGTTTAAGTAATTCTGTTGATAAATTAATTCATGAATATTATTTTGGGATACTAAAGATCTCTCCAAATGATCCTTGTTATCAAACATATTATAATGAGAGAAAAAAAGGATTGAAGGATCTGAATAATAACCTAATTCTCAGTGAATATTGTGAGGAAGTTAGTCATTATGGCGAGACGATGATTTACTATCTCACCGATACTTCCGATTATGAGAAAAAACTTATCCTTGAGTGGATTTCGGGAAAAACCTCTTTTGATTCAGAGACCCTTGGTCTGATTAAGTTAACATATCCTGACCTCTGGATATATCTAAAAGAATATTCCGTTCCTTTGGACATTTCGGATCACAATATTTATACAAAATATTTTCAGGCATATAAAGAACAAAAAGTTCAAAACAGACTTGATCCACTGTTTTGTAAGGAAGTAAATACTATTGCAAATGTAAAGGAGGGGGAACGCCCATATTATAGTCTCTCAACCCGTGAGGCAGCTTTTGAAAAACTAGATGTTCAGAATACACCTGTTTATTTTATAGATTGTCTCGGGGCAGAATATCTAAGTTTTATTGAAGCCTTTTGTGATAAAAATAAATTATCTTGCTCTGTACAGCTTGTAACTGCCAAATTCCCAACAGAAACTGAGTATAATACCGAATTCAGGAACAAAAAAGGAATGGACTTGACAGAAATGCGTGAGTTAGATCAACTCAAGCATAAAGGAATTGAAACATATTCTGGTGATAATCCAATTCTCCCCTATTATTTAATTAAGGAATTGGATATCCTTCGTAAATACCTTAACTCAATCCTTCAGACTGTTCAAAAAAATCAAAAAGTCGTGATTGTGACAGATCACGGTTCTTCACGGTTGTGCGTTCTGAGTAAACAATCCTGCGATAATGATTATTCATATGACGGAGATGCAAAGAATGCTAAAAGAAGATACTGTGAAAATATGAGTGGTGACATATCTAACCCCCATTTGCTCAGAGATGGGAACTACTGTGTTTGGGCAAATTATAACCAGTTTACTGTCCGGGGCCCTCCTCCTAAATGGGAGCTGCATGGAGGAGCGACTATTGAAGAAGTTGTCATTCCGCTCATTGAAATCTCTAAAGACAATACAAAAATCAAACTTATCTGCAAGACCAATGAAATCAAGCTCAAAGTTGATCAGATTCCAATAGTAGAGTTTGTCACAATACCTAAATGTCAGAGCGTCGTCTTTGTTGTTGAGAAAGAAACATACTCATGTAATACATCCGATAACGGATCCGAATGGATATGTGTCTTACCAAAAAATATCAAAACGGGAACATACACTGGAATCGTGAGAACAAATGAGAAAAATGTGGGTGAGCTGTCCTTCTCAATCACAAAAGGACTTAAAAAGAAATCATTTGATTTGTAA
- the brxL gene encoding BREX system Lon protease-like protein BrxL — MVVYKNLKESNYFSDLSIPSFLRDWIMQEYSDDKGNIDYEIVGKQIERLYPQKDEWLSIKDRIIQGNESVKILTRISVDIDISTNDITFSLPIYDLYNKLTLIEPWIWDKYKDELLVSKEIWGIVELGYLPPGDNKKDGKIILKSFQNFCPYEIDLEYYKEARKNFTIDEWIDVLLGAIDYNPLGYKDNIDKRTMLSRLLPFTEKRVNIVELAPKGTGKSYLFGRLSKYGWLASGGKMSRAKMFYDLQKKTTGLVGSYDYIAFDEVQTISFSDPSEMKGALKGYLESGECSVGDKKIVGKTGVILLGNIDMNDMDENCDMFRSLPRVFYESALIDRFHGFIAGWKIPRMNEDLKAQGWALNSEYFTDILHQLRDDLSYRAIVNELVIIPPQSDTRDVEAIKRLCTAYIKLFFPHVHQASDISMFDFMTYCLKPAIDMRTIIKRQLAIIDPIEFGKKGVPYLSMKDVHEKNN, encoded by the coding sequence ATGGTAGTATATAAGAATCTCAAGGAGAGCAATTACTTCTCTGACCTCAGTATTCCTTCTTTTTTAAGGGATTGGATCATGCAGGAATATTCCGACGATAAAGGAAATATTGACTATGAGATTGTCGGAAAACAGATTGAACGGCTCTATCCCCAAAAAGATGAATGGCTTTCAATAAAAGACCGAATTATTCAGGGAAATGAGTCTGTAAAAATCCTTACAAGAATCAGTGTGGATATTGATATCTCTACCAATGATATTACATTCTCTCTTCCAATTTATGATTTATATAACAAATTAACATTGATTGAACCATGGATCTGGGATAAGTATAAGGATGAGCTTCTGGTTTCAAAAGAAATATGGGGTATTGTTGAACTTGGATATTTACCGCCAGGAGATAATAAAAAAGATGGTAAAATTATCCTGAAGAGTTTTCAGAATTTCTGTCCCTATGAAATCGATTTGGAATATTATAAGGAGGCGCGAAAAAACTTTACAATAGATGAGTGGATAGATGTTCTTCTTGGTGCAATAGACTACAATCCATTAGGATATAAAGATAATATAGATAAAAGGACAATGCTTTCCCGTCTTCTACCCTTTACAGAGAAACGTGTTAATATTGTGGAGTTGGCACCAAAAGGTACTGGGAAATCTTACCTATTTGGAAGATTGAGCAAGTATGGCTGGCTGGCATCCGGTGGGAAGATGAGCCGGGCAAAAATGTTTTATGATCTTCAGAAAAAAACGACTGGCCTAGTTGGATCGTATGATTATATTGCATTTGATGAGGTGCAGACAATTTCTTTTTCTGATCCTTCTGAAATGAAGGGAGCACTCAAAGGATATCTTGAAAGTGGTGAGTGTTCTGTTGGTGATAAAAAAATTGTAGGCAAAACTGGAGTCATCCTTCTTGGAAACATCGATATGAATGATATGGATGAAAATTGTGATATGTTTCGCTCTCTTCCAAGGGTTTTCTATGAGAGTGCACTTATTGATAGATTCCATGGTTTTATTGCCGGGTGGAAAATTCCTCGAATGAATGAGGATCTTAAAGCACAAGGATGGGCACTAAACTCTGAGTATTTTACAGATATTCTTCATCAACTACGTGATGATCTGAGTTATCGTGCGATTGTAAATGAGCTAGTTATTATCCCCCCTCAGTCTGATACCCGGGATGTAGAGGCAATTAAACGTTTGTGTACTGCTTATATCAAGCTCTTCTTCCCTCATGTCCATCAGGCATCAGATATTAGCATGTTCGATTTTATGACCTATTGTCTTAAGCCTGCTATAGATATGAGAACGATTATTAAGAGACAGTTAGCTATAATTGACCCGATTGAATTTGGTAAAAAAGGAGTCCCATATCTTTCAATGAAGGATGTACATGAAAAAAACAATTAG
- a CDS encoding 3'-5' exonuclease — protein sequence MPGKSSESKTYKYNALRKLCIMYLFFDVETNGFPRRSHDPSNNEIIQPRVVQIAFARYSEDGEERSSYDAIVKPLTFSIPMQTVKVHGITRQKALKVGIPGKEAFSAFSAEVKKSRCLVAHNISFDYPVVCAELARYGIENEIEDKESVCTMRPKPVKDYCALPRKNGGYKTPKLSELHEILFGESFAGAHDAAADVRACARCFFELKKRGVL from the coding sequence ATGCCGGGTAAATCTTCCGAATCAAAAACCTACAAATACAATGCTCTCCGAAAATTGTGCATAATGTATCTCTTCTTCGATGTTGAAACCAACGGATTTCCAAGACGCAGCCATGATCCGTCAAACAATGAAATAATCCAGCCGAGGGTTGTTCAGATTGCCTTTGCCAGATATTCAGAAGACGGAGAGGAGAGGAGCTCATATGATGCAATCGTGAAGCCGCTGACCTTCAGCATACCCATGCAGACCGTAAAAGTTCATGGGATTACAAGACAAAAAGCACTCAAAGTTGGAATTCCGGGCAAAGAGGCTTTCAGTGCATTCAGTGCCGAAGTAAAAAAATCAAGATGTCTGGTTGCCCATAACATTAGTTTTGATTATCCGGTTGTATGTGCGGAATTAGCCAGATATGGCATCGAAAACGAGATAGAGGATAAAGAGTCAGTATGCACAATGAGACCAAAACCGGTTAAGGACTATTGTGCACTGCCAAGAAAGAACGGCGGATATAAAACGCCGAAACTTAGTGAACTGCATGAAATATTATTCGGAGAATCGTTTGCTGGCGCCCATGACGCAGCTGCCGATGTCAGGGCATGTGCACGCTGCTTTTTCGAATTAAAGAAGAGAGGAGTTTTGTAG
- a CDS encoding nitroreductase family protein: MTGENEVIKAILNRRSIRNYRDEEVSDEEIKKLINAGIHAPSALALQPWSFVVVKDRKLMDKVSDYAKPIVIESLKKAKTGGMTKKYLEMVGEEGFSIFYNAPHLLLILGRNDLLYSDIDCSLCAENIMLAGASLGIGTCWIGSAKTAENSPELMGELKIPDGCHIVAPIIFGYRAEEPETPARNPAEITWLK, from the coding sequence ATGACTGGTGAAAACGAAGTAATCAAAGCAATACTGAACCGGAGAAGCATCAGGAATTATCGTGATGAGGAGGTTTCTGACGAAGAGATTAAAAAGCTGATCAATGCCGGAATACATGCACCGTCTGCTCTTGCACTTCAGCCGTGGAGTTTTGTTGTAGTGAAGGACCGGAAACTTATGGATAAGGTCTCGGACTATGCAAAGCCGATAGTCATCGAGAGCCTGAAAAAAGCAAAGACGGGCGGGATGACTAAGAAGTACCTTGAGATGGTCGGGGAGGAGGGATTTTCTATATTTTACAATGCACCGCATCTTCTACTTATTCTCGGCCGGAATGATCTTTTATATTCTGATATCGACTGTTCCTTATGTGCTGAAAATATCATGCTCGCCGGAGCATCGCTTGGGATAGGGACATGCTGGATCGGTTCTGCAAAAACCGCAGAGAACAGTCCGGAACTGATGGGTGAGCTTAAAATTCCGGATGGCTGTCACATCGTCGCCCCGATAATATTCGGCTACAGGGCAGAAGAGCCTGAAACTCCTGCCAGAAACCCAGCCGAGATCACCTGGCTGAAGTGA
- a CDS encoding DUF3307 domain-containing protein, with translation MIIAVQAVFLRMFIAHLIGDFYLQKDEWVEDKRENIWRSKKLYIHSFLVAALTYLFSGLLSALWIIPLVFVTHAAIDILKVYLDSKGKMPVFSFIFDQVLHILVLFGIIVIIKGFSGPDLAISTPEIFENLLLLTIITAYLIIIRPSGFLINYALKPLRNQITANDNKKEDGTFSEVKYENLDNAGRLIGYLERILVLTFLLINQYAAIGFLITAKSIFRFREERNDLVEYYLLGTFLSMTIVILAGLATLFSLAVLSPGSLSGLTNILSMSYGILP, from the coding sequence ATGATCATTGCAGTTCAGGCAGTGTTTCTCAGAATGTTCATCGCACACCTGATTGGTGACTTTTACCTTCAGAAAGATGAATGGGTCGAAGATAAAAGAGAGAATATCTGGAGATCAAAAAAGTTATACATTCACTCATTTCTTGTTGCGGCACTAACATATCTTTTTTCAGGTTTACTCAGTGCATTATGGATTATTCCCCTGGTATTTGTAACTCATGCTGCAATTGACATATTAAAGGTCTATCTTGATTCAAAAGGAAAAATGCCTGTGTTTTCATTTATTTTTGATCAGGTTCTGCATATCCTGGTATTATTTGGAATCATAGTGATAATTAAAGGGTTTAGTGGCCCGGATTTGGCAATATCTACTCCGGAAATATTTGAAAACCTGCTCCTTCTGACAATAATAACAGCTTACCTTATCATAATCCGACCATCAGGATTCCTGATAAATTATGCACTAAAACCTTTAAGGAATCAAATAACTGCCAATGATAATAAAAAAGAAGACGGCACATTTTCAGAGGTTAAATACGAGAATCTTGATAATGCGGGAAGATTAATTGGTTATCTTGAAAGAATTCTGGTACTGACATTTTTGTTAATTAATCAGTATGCAGCAATAGGATTCCTGATAACCGCTAAATCTATATTCAGGTTCAGGGAAGAGAGAAATGATCTGGTCGAATACTATCTTCTTGGAACATTTCTTAGCATGACAATTGTAATACTTGCAGGTCTTGCAACTCTTTTTTCATTGGCAGTATTATCTCCGGGATCATTGAGCGGGCTGACGAATATATTGAGCATGTCATACGGAATATTACCTTAA
- a CDS encoding type 1 glutamine amidotransferase family protein has product MDKNVYLYVCPDLADWEASLAIAMISNLNTDLPKKMSYNIVTFGLTRDPVKTSGGVTILPDCDVDAVDLTEAAMVILPGSSHYEHDDPAQLVPLIRNCINNNIPVAAICGGTLFLARHGFLDTVRHTSCGQEWLKEHAPDYRGEHLYEAVPSVSDGGIITANPLGFVDFAYNIIQALDVFSPEFLEIWHGAVKSGYLDVDQF; this is encoded by the coding sequence ATGGACAAAAATGTATATCTCTATGTATGCCCGGACCTCGCTGACTGGGAAGCCTCACTTGCTATAGCAATGATATCCAATCTCAATACTGACCTTCCTAAGAAAATGAGCTATAATATCGTCACATTCGGACTTACCAGAGATCCGGTTAAAACCTCCGGCGGGGTTACCATACTTCCGGATTGTGATGTCGATGCTGTCGATCTCACCGAAGCGGCGATGGTCATTCTTCCCGGTTCATCGCATTACGAACATGATGACCCTGCTCAGCTGGTCCCGCTCATCCGGAACTGTATCAATAATAATATCCCGGTGGCGGCGATATGCGGCGGAACACTGTTTCTTGCAAGACATGGATTTCTCGATACTGTCAGGCACACAAGCTGCGGGCAGGAGTGGCTGAAAGAGCATGCCCCGGATTACCGTGGAGAGCACCTGTACGAGGCCGTGCCGAGTGTAAGCGACGGAGGCATCATCACGGCAAACCCCTTAGGTTTTGTAGATTTTGCCTATAATATCATACAGGCGCTGGATGTATTCTCGCCGGAATTTCTGGAAATCTGGCATGGTGCGGTTAAATCCGGATATCTGGATGTGGATCAGTTTTAG
- a CDS encoding TfuA-related McrA-glycine thioamidation protein yields the protein MKPDAVVFLGPSLPLSEAEQILPGPSAEYRPPVKRGDLEAVMAEKPKIVCIIDGLFFQDCSVGHREVLKLLNSGIKVYGASSMGALRACELEDFGMTGIGRVFEMYRDGVVESDDEVALACDPFTGESISDALIDIRINLERAVDEGVITPDESTIILKTASDIYYPERTYRKIIKAASESIGEASAGNFMEFIGKVPYSQKREDAKALLSLIAGKMRE from the coding sequence ATGAAGCCAGACGCAGTCGTGTTTCTAGGGCCAAGTCTGCCGCTAAGTGAGGCAGAACAGATTCTGCCCGGCCCTTCTGCGGAATACCGTCCCCCCGTAAAACGTGGTGATCTTGAGGCAGTAATGGCAGAGAAGCCAAAAATAGTCTGCATAATAGACGGCCTCTTCTTTCAGGACTGCTCTGTAGGCCATCGTGAGGTATTAAAGCTGTTAAATTCCGGAATAAAAGTTTATGGTGCGTCCTCTATGGGTGCCCTTCGTGCATGTGAGCTTGAGGATTTCGGGATGACAGGCATCGGCAGGGTATTTGAGATGTACAGGGACGGTGTTGTTGAGTCTGATGATGAGGTTGCACTTGCCTGTGACCCATTTACCGGAGAGTCCATCTCGGATGCCCTGATCGATATAAGAATCAATCTTGAGAGGGCTGTTGATGAAGGAGTCATAACTCCGGATGAGAGCACCATCATCCTGAAGACAGCCTCTGACATCTATTATCCGGAGAGGACATACAGAAAAATAATTAAGGCTGCATCGGAAAGCATCGGAGAAGCATCAGCCGGAAATTTCATGGAGTTCATCGGGAAAGTCCCCTATTCACAGAAGAGGGAGGATGCAAAGGCACTGCTCTCTCTTATTGCCGGAAAGATGCGGGAATAA
- a CDS encoding YcaO-related McrA-glycine thioamidation protein: MASLKLNSCKKKYCGGTHRTKSPEETLEIVEPLAKSCGITRVADITKLDRLGIPVYSCMRPGAAEGAISVYNGKGATHTAAKVSAIMEGIERYSAELNGRDLITEKFSSLGEGEALNPADLILPRGIDPDSPIPWTTGYDIISDEEVLVPAHAVFHPVPHGSVRFFRTGTNGIASGNATEEAVFHALCEIIERDAWSVVEASGNAGPVIENFRHEILDGMVSKFAENDVDIILRDITSDLGVPTVAAVADDVKLKDPALLCIGMGTHLSPAVAAMRAVTEVAQSRATQIHGARENATEASFRINLGYERTKRLNKKWFDLSEVSDFTSAHTFESDDFRTDINYLSDKLQSAGFERIIVSDLTMDETGIPVVRVIVPGLEVFAMDNERYGKRCNEARRSRVSRAKSAAK; this comes from the coding sequence GTGGCATCACTGAAACTTAATTCATGCAAAAAGAAGTACTGCGGCGGCACACACAGGACAAAATCACCTGAGGAGACACTGGAGATCGTTGAGCCGCTTGCGAAATCCTGTGGCATTACAAGGGTTGCAGACATTACAAAACTTGACAGGCTTGGAATTCCGGTCTATTCCTGTATGAGGCCCGGTGCAGCCGAGGGTGCAATTTCGGTGTACAACGGAAAAGGGGCAACCCATACAGCCGCAAAGGTCTCTGCGATTATGGAGGGCATTGAGAGATATTCTGCGGAGCTGAACGGTCGTGATCTTATTACGGAGAAGTTTTCTTCTCTTGGTGAGGGAGAAGCTCTCAATCCGGCAGATCTGATTCTTCCCCGTGGAATTGACCCCGATTCACCAATCCCGTGGACAACCGGATATGACATAATAAGTGATGAAGAGGTTTTAGTCCCTGCACATGCGGTATTTCACCCTGTGCCGCACGGAAGTGTGAGGTTTTTCAGGACCGGGACTAATGGTATCGCATCCGGAAATGCGACTGAAGAGGCGGTCTTCCATGCCCTATGTGAGATTATCGAGAGGGATGCCTGGTCGGTTGTTGAGGCATCGGGAAATGCCGGGCCGGTCATTGAAAACTTCAGACATGAGATTCTTGACGGTATGGTCTCTAAATTTGCGGAGAACGATGTTGATATAATTCTGAGGGATATCACAAGTGATCTTGGTGTTCCAACCGTTGCTGCAGTTGCTGACGATGTTAAGCTTAAAGATCCGGCACTTCTCTGCATAGGCATGGGAACGCATCTCTCTCCGGCGGTTGCCGCAATGAGGGCTGTTACCGAGGTTGCACAGAGCCGTGCAACCCAGATTCACGGTGCAAGGGAGAACGCAACGGAAGCTTCATTCAGGATAAATCTTGGCTATGAGAGGACAAAGAGGCTTAATAAGAAGTGGTTTGATCTCTCTGAGGTCTCTGATTTTACATCCGCACATACCTTTGAGTCTGATGACTTCCGGACAGATATTAACTATCTCTCTGATAAACTTCAGAGTGCCGGATTTGAGAGAATAATTGTCTCTGACCTGACAATGGATGAGACCGGCATACCTGTTGTCAGGGTAATCGTACCCGGACTTGAGGTATTTGCAATGGACAATGAGAGATATGGAAAGAGGTGCAATGAAGCCAGACGCAGTCGTGTTTCTAGGGCCAAGTCTGCCGCTAAGTGA
- a CDS encoding molybdenum cofactor biosynthesis protein MoaE — protein sequence MGRIEITKEDIDIAALFKEAANPLAGGFVIFVGTVRDDGIEAIDFESFDEVAVSDMNKIAAEAEEKYSLLSIDIIHRNGLLAVGETILVIQVSAAHRHEAFEGCSFILEEIKRFVPIWKKDIKTGGGEEWHH from the coding sequence ATGGGCAGAATTGAGATCACAAAGGAGGATATTGACATTGCAGCACTCTTTAAGGAGGCTGCAAATCCTCTTGCAGGCGGGTTTGTAATCTTTGTCGGAACTGTCAGGGATGACGGCATTGAGGCGATAGACTTCGAGTCCTTTGATGAGGTGGCAGTTTCGGATATGAATAAAATTGCCGCTGAGGCAGAGGAGAAGTATTCTCTACTATCCATTGACATCATCCACAGAAACGGACTGTTAGCTGTCGGAGAGACGATACTTGTAATTCAGGTCTCGGCAGCACACAGGCATGAGGCATTTGAAGGGTGCAGTTTCATTCTTGAGGAAATAAAGAGATTTGTGCCGATATGGAAGAAGGACATCAAAACCGGAGGAGGAGAGGAGTGGCATCACTGA
- a CDS encoding MoaD/ThiS family protein has product MKVEFQAFARYKDVFGPGGEVKLPEGTTIKGALLIFAEEKKSRETLFYGDELRDDVLIMLNRQRVDAESADGIIPEDGDKIIIYPPVSGG; this is encoded by the coding sequence ATGAAAGTGGAATTTCAGGCATTTGCAAGATATAAGGATGTTTTCGGCCCCGGAGGAGAGGTAAAACTTCCGGAAGGGACCACAATAAAAGGGGCTTTACTCATTTTTGCGGAAGAGAAGAAGAGCAGGGAGACGCTCTTTTATGGTGATGAACTACGTGATGATGTATTAATAATGCTGAACCGTCAGAGGGTGGACGCTGAATCTGCGGATGGGATAATTCCGGAAGACGGGGATAAGATAATTATCTACCCGCCGGTATCAGGAGGATGA
- a CDS encoding HesA/MoeB/ThiF family protein: MNFERYKRQILLFGEEAQEKLSHSKAFIAGAGGLGSPVATYLTIAGVGEVIISDCDSVDLSNLNRQFLHHDKDIGRRKTKSAAEKLSSMNPDVLVRGIDMKITEENVSGFVEGCDIIVDCLDNFETRQVLNRAAVNLNIPLIHGGISGWSGQATTVIPHKTACLSCLYPASGKTEIFPVVGPTAGVIGTIQAGEAIRVLTGEKGGLEDVLMLWDGRYCTAERIEISRAPNCPVCGNKEFIPDI; this comes from the coding sequence ATGAATTTTGAGAGATACAAAAGGCAGATTCTCCTCTTCGGTGAGGAGGCGCAGGAGAAGCTCTCCCATTCAAAGGCATTTATCGCAGGGGCAGGCGGGCTTGGAAGTCCGGTTGCGACATATCTCACAATTGCCGGTGTAGGAGAAGTAATAATATCCGACTGCGACTCTGTTGATCTCTCAAACCTTAACAGGCAGTTCCTTCACCATGATAAAGACATCGGCAGAAGAAAAACTAAATCTGCGGCAGAGAAGCTCTCCTCAATGAATCCGGATGTTCTCGTCCGCGGCATTGACATGAAAATAACTGAGGAGAATGTCTCCGGATTTGTTGAAGGCTGTGATATAATTGTTGACTGTCTTGACAACTTTGAGACAAGGCAGGTCCTGAACAGGGCAGCAGTAAACCTGAATATTCCACTGATACACGGCGGAATTTCAGGATGGTCAGGTCAGGCAACAACCGTAATACCCCATAAGACAGCATGCCTATCCTGCCTCTACCCGGCATCGGGGAAGACAGAAATATTTCCTGTTGTCGGCCCGACTGCCGGTGTTATAGGAACCATTCAGGCGGGTGAGGCGATAAGGGTCCTTACCGGGGAAAAAGGCGGACTTGAGGATGTTCTTATGCTCTGGGACGGAAGATACTGCACTGCCGAGAGGATTGAGATCAGCCGTGCTCCAAACTGTCCTGTATGCGGCAATAAGGAATTCATTCCGGATATATAG
- the larE gene encoding ATP-dependent sacrificial sulfur transferase LarE: protein MILRKNGIEECLEEKIRKSGSLLVSYSGGIDSTLLAVIAREVLGDKMSCCLVKTSFMPESEYLSAINTAEELGLPLETVSIDLLNNPDVCKNSRERCYFCKKALSEILLNHAAGSGFNHVADGTNASETEGYRPGYTAGCEMGILHPYAECGITKQSIIKYAKDLGLSNANKPPSPCLATRIPYDTEITEEKIGRIEKTEDCLKSLGFEYFRVRDHGDIARIEVSGDEMINILEFRDEITEEFQKAGYLYTTLDLEDFSGGNFDRKYLRD from the coding sequence ATGATTTTGAGAAAAAACGGCATAGAAGAATGCCTTGAGGAAAAAATAAGAAAATCCGGAAGCCTTCTGGTCTCATACTCCGGCGGGATTGACAGCACTCTTCTGGCAGTAATTGCAAGGGAAGTTTTAGGAGATAAAATGTCATGCTGCCTTGTAAAGACATCATTTATGCCTGAGAGTGAATATCTTTCTGCCATAAATACAGCGGAAGAACTGGGGCTTCCACTGGAAACAGTCAGCATTGATCTCCTGAATAATCCGGATGTCTGCAAAAACAGCAGAGAACGGTGCTACTTCTGCAAGAAGGCATTATCTGAAATTCTTCTGAACCATGCAGCAGGTTCCGGTTTTAATCATGTTGCAGACGGCACAAACGCCAGTGAGACTGAAGGCTACCGTCCGGGTTACACCGCCGGATGTGAGATGGGCATTCTGCACCCTTATGCTGAATGCGGGATTACAAAGCAAAGTATCATAAAATATGCTAAAGACCTTGGCCTCTCTAATGCTAATAAACCGCCATCTCCATGCCTGGCAACAAGAATACCGTACGACACTGAAATTACGGAAGAGAAGATTGGAAGGATTGAAAAAACCGAGGACTGCCTGAAAAGTCTTGGTTTTGAATATTTCAGGGTGAGGGATCACGGCGATATTGCAAGAATTGAAGTTTCCGGCGATGAAATGATAAATATACTGGAATTCCGGGACGAAATAACCGAAGAATTCCAGAAAGCCGGTTATCTCTACACCACACTTGACCTTGAGGATTTCTCCGGCGGGAACTTTGACCGGAAATATTTGAGGGATTAA